From a single Gimesia fumaroli genomic region:
- a CDS encoding glycoside hydrolase family 10 protein gives MTRILKWTLLSLIGLFLAQDALLQSAEPKPRSHIKIRGIYGGAPTQLLEQNKRLPELGVNAIFMGSGSLTDKRIAQLKQQGAKVFAEFNTLHVANYLKDHPDARPIGVDGNICPAPQGWQGICPTHPGYRKYRMDEFRRVLKEYEIDGIWLDYHHSHASWERAVPEMPDTCFCDRCLKQFQRDTKVSLPEAPTSELSSLLLGKQKAAWVQWRCDVFSDWVREFRSILDETRPKALLGTFHCPWTETEFNGALKNKLAIDLKAQAKYVDVFSIMPYHARFNHPKDPAWISRQTAWLGRHLDIKGEPGERLKIWPIVQLSDWGEQVPVEQVKPVLDHGTRLPATGVMVFRWGSLHPQTDKVDAMIEYYRTIKP, from the coding sequence ATGACCAGAATTTTAAAGTGGACATTACTTTCCTTGATTGGCCTGTTCCTGGCTCAGGATGCCCTTTTGCAGTCGGCAGAACCCAAACCTCGATCCCACATCAAAATTCGCGGCATCTATGGCGGCGCGCCCACACAATTGCTGGAACAGAATAAAAGGCTGCCCGAACTGGGTGTGAATGCCATTTTCATGGGATCAGGAAGCTTGACCGACAAACGCATTGCCCAGTTGAAACAGCAGGGTGCAAAAGTCTTTGCTGAATTTAATACGCTGCATGTTGCCAATTATCTTAAAGACCACCCGGATGCCAGACCGATCGGCGTTGACGGAAATATTTGCCCCGCACCGCAGGGTTGGCAGGGAATCTGCCCGACGCACCCCGGTTATCGCAAATATCGGATGGACGAGTTTCGCCGAGTGCTCAAGGAATATGAAATCGACGGCATCTGGCTCGATTACCACCACAGCCACGCCAGCTGGGAACGCGCTGTTCCCGAGATGCCGGATACCTGTTTTTGTGATCGCTGCCTGAAACAGTTTCAGCGGGATACGAAAGTTTCGTTGCCTGAAGCCCCTACTTCCGAACTCTCTTCGCTTCTGTTAGGAAAACAGAAAGCGGCCTGGGTGCAGTGGCGCTGTGATGTATTTTCAGACTGGGTCCGCGAGTTTCGTTCGATCCTCGATGAAACACGCCCCAAGGCACTCTTGGGAACATTTCACTGTCCCTGGACCGAGACCGAGTTCAACGGCGCCCTCAAGAATAAACTCGCCATCGATTTGAAAGCGCAAGCGAAATATGTCGATGTCTTCAGTATCATGCCCTACCACGCTCGCTTCAATCATCCGAAGGACCCCGCCTGGATCTCCCGCCAGACCGCCTGGCTGGGCCGACACCTGGACATCAAAGGCGAACCGGGAGAACGGCTCAAAATCTGGCCGATCGTGCAACTCTCAGACTGGGGAGAACAAGTACCTGTCGAACAGGTGAAACCTGTCCTCGATCATGGTACGCGTCTGCCGGCGACCGGCGTGATGGTCTTCCGCTGGGGCTCACTGCATCCCCAAACAGACAAAGTGGATGCAATGATCGAATACTACCGGACTATCAAACCTTAG
- a CDS encoding endonuclease/exonuclease/phosphatase family protein, translated as MQKCCLITLSALCLLCLFSHQVESAENTDTLRILCYNIHYGQGTDGKYDVARLAKVIERMHPDLVALQEVDVGVKRSGRVHEAQRLSELTGMEVRFGPTQHYEGGLFGNAVLTRLPILDVMIQPLPYTESTPKLVTYPRGAIVVTVRGPGDKPLRFISTHFQHNLPEDRVAEAKAINKHFAVDDGVPTILAGDMNAKPDAEPITILLKQWTNAIDDDATPTAPSTKPRSRIDYIFYRPATRFEMVESKVIAEPLASDHRPVFAILKLKQK; from the coding sequence ATGCAGAAATGTTGTCTAATTACACTGAGTGCCCTCTGTCTTCTCTGCCTGTTCTCTCATCAAGTAGAGAGTGCCGAAAACACGGATACACTGCGCATCTTGTGCTATAACATCCACTACGGTCAGGGCACCGATGGCAAATATGATGTCGCCCGCCTGGCCAAAGTGATTGAGCGCATGCATCCGGATCTGGTTGCATTGCAGGAAGTCGATGTCGGCGTCAAACGATCGGGCCGAGTACACGAAGCGCAGCGACTTTCAGAGCTGACCGGTATGGAAGTCCGCTTTGGCCCGACACAGCATTATGAAGGGGGATTGTTTGGCAACGCGGTTCTGACACGGTTACCCATTCTGGATGTGATGATTCAACCACTGCCTTATACCGAAAGCACACCGAAGCTGGTCACTTACCCACGCGGTGCGATTGTTGTCACAGTCCGTGGTCCCGGCGACAAGCCGTTGCGTTTTATCAGCACACACTTTCAACATAACCTGCCTGAAGATCGAGTGGCAGAAGCCAAAGCCATTAATAAACACTTCGCCGTCGATGATGGCGTCCCCACAATTCTCGCCGGCGACATGAATGCGAAGCCAGACGCCGAGCCGATAACGATTTTACTCAAACAATGGACCAACGCCATCGATGACGACGCCACACCGACGGCACCCTCCACTAAACCAAGATCTCGCATTGATTATATTTTCTACCGGCCCGCAACACGATTCGAAATGGTGGAATCGAAAGTCATCGCCGAACCATTGGCGTCTGATCATCGCCCCGTTTTTGCGATCCTGAAATTGAAACAGAAGTAA
- a CDS encoding transporter, with protein sequence MMRHRIHHLLYLLIFGSICYHPVLLLADSEPVLFEQSLLGKMWEETGETDCQICIEKGLFYAPECGTLFQWTAGCGCAGGPQLDEPLQTDRPNFTSTSVTVGKGVTQLEFGYTFADDSPAGQEVSYQSFGEFLYRRGILADWLEFRLGFSPLQQTEQLGAFQNTTAGSEDLSVALQFALTPQSRLLPESALIVQMSVPTGSTAFTSNQIEPGVNWIYAWKANDFISLSGSTQGNRSFDENHRSYLEMAQSWNVNYTLTKQLSVFTEWFALIPCGSNTEQTEHYMDGGFTYLINNNLQLDLSAGVGLNEAAIDYFVGAGCSIRFP encoded by the coding sequence ATGATGAGACATCGGATCCACCATTTGCTCTACCTGTTGATATTTGGTTCAATTTGTTATCACCCTGTATTATTGCTTGCAGACAGCGAACCGGTTTTGTTTGAGCAGAGCCTCTTGGGGAAAATGTGGGAAGAGACAGGCGAAACGGATTGTCAAATCTGTATTGAAAAGGGGCTCTTCTATGCTCCAGAATGCGGGACGCTGTTTCAGTGGACCGCAGGCTGTGGTTGCGCGGGAGGCCCGCAACTCGATGAACCTTTGCAGACGGATCGTCCGAATTTCACTTCGACTTCAGTCACCGTAGGAAAAGGCGTTACACAGCTCGAATTTGGTTACACGTTTGCCGACGACAGCCCAGCAGGGCAAGAAGTCAGCTATCAGTCGTTTGGAGAATTTCTGTATCGGCGAGGAATACTGGCGGACTGGCTCGAATTTCGTCTTGGCTTTTCACCTCTACAGCAAACGGAGCAATTGGGTGCGTTTCAGAATACCACAGCCGGAAGCGAAGACCTGTCTGTTGCACTCCAGTTTGCATTGACACCCCAGTCGAGGCTCTTGCCGGAATCGGCGCTGATTGTACAAATGAGTGTGCCGACTGGCAGTACTGCATTTACTTCGAATCAAATTGAGCCGGGAGTCAACTGGATTTATGCCTGGAAAGCGAATGATTTCATTTCACTTTCCGGCTCCACGCAGGGTAATCGCAGTTTCGATGAAAATCACCGTTCCTATCTGGAGATGGCACAGTCCTGGAATGTGAATTACACATTGACGAAGCAGTTGAGCGTCTTTACCGAATGGTTCGCACTGATTCCCTGCGGCTCGAATACCGAACAGACCGAACATTATATGGACGGCGGTTTCACGTATCTGATTAACAATAACCTGCAGCTTGATCTCAGTGCCGGCGTGGGGCTGAACGAAGCCGCCATCGATTATTTTGTCGGCGCAGGTTGTTCGATTCGCTTTCCCTGA
- a CDS encoding methyltransferase: MTETASHQQLDQMITGYWSSQAIYAAASLGIADLLAEGPQTVEQLATATKTNPGALYRLLRALASVGIFAENQQKEFALTPLAEYLRSDVPGSKRALAMMSGDEHFQAWGEILYSIRTGKTSFDKVFGKPFFDYLPEHPDKAQTFDKAMTGIHGRESDVILKAYDFSEVKTLLDIGGGNGSNIARILQKYPEMRGILFDLPHVVERSQAHIQQAGLVDRCQLISGSFFESVPEGADVYFMRHIIHDWDDEKSLTILRNCHAAMQDNGKLLVVDSVIPAGNDPFAGKFLDLVMLLIPGGKERTAEEFRSLFAQAGFDLTRIIPTESELSILEYCKR, translated from the coding sequence ATGACCGAGACCGCCTCCCATCAGCAACTCGACCAGATGATTACCGGCTACTGGTCATCGCAGGCCATTTATGCCGCCGCCAGCCTGGGAATTGCCGACCTTCTCGCTGAAGGACCACAAACAGTAGAACAGCTGGCGACTGCTACAAAAACCAATCCCGGGGCACTGTATCGTCTGTTACGTGCGCTGGCCAGCGTGGGCATCTTCGCCGAGAATCAACAAAAGGAATTCGCACTCACTCCTTTAGCCGAATACTTACGCAGTGATGTTCCGGGCTCAAAACGGGCACTAGCCATGATGTCGGGCGACGAACATTTCCAGGCATGGGGCGAGATTCTCTATAGTATTCGCACAGGCAAAACATCATTCGATAAAGTATTTGGAAAACCGTTCTTCGATTATCTGCCGGAACATCCCGACAAGGCACAGACCTTTGACAAAGCCATGACCGGCATTCATGGAAGAGAATCTGACGTCATTCTGAAAGCATACGATTTTTCAGAGGTAAAAACCCTGCTGGACATCGGCGGTGGAAACGGTTCGAACATCGCCAGAATTCTCCAAAAGTATCCTGAGATGAGAGGGATTCTGTTCGACTTGCCTCATGTTGTGGAACGCTCTCAAGCTCATATTCAACAGGCAGGATTGGTGGATCGGTGCCAGTTAATTAGCGGTAGTTTTTTTGAATCGGTTCCCGAAGGAGCGGATGTGTATTTCATGCGTCACATCATTCATGACTGGGACGATGAAAAATCGCTCACGATTCTCCGGAACTGCCATGCCGCGATGCAGGACAATGGCAAGCTGCTGGTCGTCGACAGCGTCATTCCTGCAGGGAACGACCCATTTGCCGGCAAGTTTCTTGACCTGGTTATGTTATTGATTCCCGGCGGCAAGGAACGTACCGCAGAGGAGTTTCGGTCTCTCTTTGCACAGGCGGGCTTTGACCTGACACGCATCATTCCCACAGAATCCGAACTCAGTATTTTGGAGTATTGTAAACGATAG
- the yaaA gene encoding peroxide stress protein YaaA, with the protein MLTVLSPAKSLNLEPQTQTTKFSTPEFLDEAETLVKKLKRMSKKSLSELMGISDDLAELNHGRFNQWSRPFSTKNAKQAILTFNGDVYQGLDAKRFKARDLAFAQDHLRILSGLYGVLRPLDLMQAYRLEMGTSLITRSGKSLYDFWGDKTTESLNRDLAKQKQQALVNLASNEYFKGVRPRLLDGPVITPVFKEIKDGKSRTIALFAKQARGRMAAWMMQNRIDKPDQLTDFNLDGYEYQTDESTAEKLIFSRPQPPPVGKK; encoded by the coding sequence ATGTTGACTGTACTCTCTCCCGCCAAATCTCTGAATCTGGAACCGCAAACACAGACTACGAAATTCTCGACGCCCGAATTTCTGGATGAAGCAGAAACGCTCGTCAAAAAACTGAAACGGATGTCCAAAAAATCATTGAGCGAATTAATGGGCATCAGCGATGACCTGGCCGAACTGAATCACGGCCGCTTCAACCAGTGGTCACGCCCCTTTTCCACAAAGAATGCCAAGCAGGCAATCCTCACATTCAACGGCGACGTCTATCAGGGACTCGACGCCAAACGCTTCAAAGCCCGCGATCTGGCATTCGCGCAAGATCACCTGCGAATTCTCTCAGGCCTGTACGGCGTATTGCGTCCGCTGGACCTGATGCAGGCGTATCGGCTGGAAATGGGGACCAGTCTCATCACACGCAGCGGGAAATCGCTGTATGACTTCTGGGGCGACAAAACCACGGAGTCACTCAATCGTGATCTGGCAAAACAGAAACAGCAAGCACTTGTCAACCTTGCTTCAAATGAATACTTTAAAGGGGTCAGACCCCGATTACTGGACGGCCCGGTGATCACGCCAGTCTTCAAGGAAATCAAAGACGGCAAATCACGCACGATCGCCTTGTTCGCCAAGCAGGCCCGCGGACGAATGGCGGCCTGGATGATGCAAAACCGTATTGACAAACCGGATCAACTGACCGATTTCAATTTAGACGGTTACGAATACCAGACCGATGAATCAACTGCCGAGAAATTGATCTTTTCCCGACCGCAACCACCGCCAGTCGGGAAAAAATAA
- a CDS encoding methyltransferase yields MSDQVNYQQLEQLITGYWKSQSIYAAAKLEIADLLIAGPQTPAQLASVTQTDAESLYRLLRALASIDIFEENEAGEFSLTPLAEPLRSDHPNSKQALALMNGEDQFRPWCEIIYSLQTGKPAYDSIWGKSIFEFLSEHPDKARIFDKAMIGIHGRGTEAIPDAYDFSKIKVLADVGGGNGSNLISILQANPHLRGLLFDRPHVVERAQVQFEQAGVAGRCDLIGGDFFESIPQGADTCLLRHIIHDWNDEKSLTILKNCHNALPENGKLLILESVINPGNDPFMGKFVDLVMLLVTGGKERKAEQFRSLFQQAGFKLTTIFPTATELSIIEGVKR; encoded by the coding sequence ATGTCGGATCAGGTAAACTACCAACAACTTGAGCAACTGATTACCGGTTACTGGAAATCACAGAGTATTTATGCCGCCGCGAAACTGGAAATTGCCGACCTGCTGATCGCCGGTCCTCAAACGCCTGCGCAACTCGCCTCTGTGACACAAACTGATGCGGAATCCCTGTATCGCCTGTTACGCGCTCTGGCCAGTATCGATATTTTTGAAGAAAATGAAGCGGGTGAGTTCTCATTAACGCCTCTGGCAGAACCACTGCGCAGCGATCACCCGAATTCAAAACAGGCCTTAGCCCTTATGAATGGAGAAGACCAGTTTCGCCCCTGGTGTGAAATCATTTACAGCCTCCAGACCGGGAAGCCGGCCTACGACAGCATCTGGGGAAAATCGATTTTTGAATTCCTTTCCGAGCATCCGGACAAGGCCCGCATCTTTGACAAAGCTATGATCGGTATCCATGGTCGAGGAACCGAAGCGATTCCCGACGCGTATGATTTTTCCAAAATCAAAGTTCTCGCAGACGTCGGCGGAGGAAATGGTTCCAACCTGATCAGCATTCTTCAAGCTAACCCACATTTGCGGGGCCTGCTTTTTGATCGTCCCCACGTCGTCGAACGGGCGCAGGTGCAGTTTGAACAAGCCGGAGTCGCTGGTCGCTGTGACCTCATTGGCGGCGATTTTTTTGAATCGATTCCCCAGGGAGCAGACACCTGTCTCCTGCGTCACATCATCCATGACTGGAACGACGAAAAATCGCTCACTATTCTCAAAAACTGTCATAACGCCCTGCCTGAGAACGGAAAACTACTGATCCTGGAAAGTGTCATCAATCCAGGCAACGATCCCTTCATGGGTAAATTCGTCGATCTGGTCATGCTACTGGTCACAGGCGGTAAGGAACGCAAGGCGGAACAATTCCGATCTCTGTTTCAGCAAGCCGGCTTCAAACTGACAACGATTTTCCCCACTGCAACCGAACTCAGCATCATTGAAGGCGTTAAACGCTGA
- a CDS encoding TolC family protein, protein MFRVLVPLMSAMAIGCAGTQQKVSQTDSEVPAAVARISLGPAPTEPVELSQVPPNIQRDEEALAKFEEKSELPQTSQEVSLVSSEAINEEVIAIPQIPPLPDENFAPSRTGLALEEVIDSVYQSYPLLDAALYSREVAAGDRLQTLGEFDRKFKAATENGPMGYYKTYRQHIGLVKPLYQGGEVFAGYKIGRGNFQPWYKERQTNEAGEFKAGFSVPLSRNRDIDARRAALWRATFGVDAVEPDIQAQLIGFVQEGTYAYWDWVAAGAKLVIADQILKLAESRTDRIRSQVENGFLDPPELTDNLRLVAERSGKRAFAERKLQQAAVKLSLYYRDAYGNPLIPGPDKIPTFPDLKLIDPEQVEHDSLLALERRPEIYALDLFQRQLDIDHSEAMNDCLPAVDLVMAAAQDVGYRTDPKNDKGPFQLDAMLYVDVPIERRKARGKIQSVSGKISQLNAKRKLTEEKIVAEVESAYAGLIGAFKQAKQAEQAVGYAEDLARRERRNFEEGLSDLLKVTLREQYAVESAEKAVDAKLLYFKEQADYRAALAEDQLPASRGE, encoded by the coding sequence ATGTTCAGAGTTTTAGTCCCATTAATGTCCGCAATGGCAATCGGATGTGCTGGCACACAACAGAAAGTCTCTCAGACTGATTCTGAAGTGCCTGCAGCTGTTGCGCGGATTTCGCTTGGGCCTGCACCGACTGAACCGGTTGAGTTGTCACAAGTTCCACCGAACATACAGCGTGATGAGGAAGCGCTGGCCAAATTTGAAGAGAAAAGTGAGCTACCACAGACTTCGCAGGAAGTGTCTCTCGTTTCATCTGAAGCGATTAATGAGGAAGTCATCGCCATTCCTCAAATTCCTCCTTTACCAGACGAAAACTTTGCTCCCAGCCGAACGGGTCTGGCTCTCGAAGAGGTCATCGATTCAGTTTATCAAAGCTACCCATTGCTTGATGCGGCCCTTTATTCCCGTGAGGTTGCTGCTGGTGATCGTTTGCAAACATTAGGAGAATTTGACCGTAAATTCAAAGCGGCAACTGAAAACGGGCCGATGGGGTATTACAAAACGTATCGTCAGCATATCGGTCTGGTGAAGCCCTTGTATCAAGGGGGAGAAGTCTTTGCCGGCTATAAAATTGGTCGGGGAAATTTTCAGCCCTGGTATAAAGAACGACAGACAAATGAAGCAGGGGAGTTTAAAGCAGGCTTTTCGGTGCCACTCTCTCGAAATCGGGATATTGATGCTCGACGGGCTGCGTTGTGGCGTGCGACGTTTGGCGTCGATGCTGTTGAGCCGGATATCCAGGCGCAACTCATCGGGTTCGTTCAGGAAGGGACCTATGCTTATTGGGATTGGGTCGCAGCGGGGGCCAAGCTTGTGATAGCCGATCAAATTCTCAAGCTGGCTGAATCGCGGACGGACCGGATTCGGAGTCAGGTTGAGAATGGATTTCTTGATCCACCAGAATTAACCGATAACCTACGATTGGTTGCTGAGCGTTCGGGGAAGCGTGCTTTTGCCGAACGAAAACTCCAGCAAGCAGCTGTGAAACTCTCCTTGTATTATCGTGATGCGTATGGCAACCCGCTGATTCCAGGACCTGATAAGATACCGACCTTTCCCGATTTAAAATTGATCGATCCAGAACAGGTAGAGCATGATTCCCTATTAGCACTGGAACGACGGCCGGAAATTTATGCGCTGGATCTCTTTCAGCGTCAATTAGACATTGATCATTCTGAGGCGATGAATGACTGTCTTCCTGCAGTGGATTTAGTGATGGCGGCCGCTCAGGATGTGGGTTATCGAACCGATCCCAAGAATGATAAAGGCCCTTTTCAACTTGATGCAATGCTGTATGTGGATGTTCCCATCGAACGTCGTAAAGCCCGCGGTAAGATTCAGTCGGTGAGTGGCAAGATCTCCCAGCTCAATGCAAAGCGAAAATTAACTGAAGAGAAAATTGTTGCCGAAGTCGAATCTGCCTACGCCGGGTTGATCGGAGCTTTTAAACAGGCCAAACAGGCAGAGCAGGCCGTGGGATACGCGGAAGATCTGGCACGACGTGAACGCCGCAATTTTGAAGAAGGGTTGTCTGATCTGTTAAAAGTAACGTTGCGGGAACAATACGCAGTTGAGTCAGCAGAAAAAGCAGTGGATGCGAAACTACTGTATTTCAAAGAGCAGGCGGACTACAGAGCCGCACTGGCAGAAGATCAGCTTCCGGCTTCTCGAGGTGAGTGA
- a CDS encoding c-type cytochrome has protein sequence MIILNRIAVACVLLCISFVSQMNAEEFQATPVSSIRVQPGFQVELLRSAQKGESSWISMTFDDQGRLILGLDDVGLGRLTLNDDPPKSSFEKIDNALKHCRGVLYAHNSLYVSETNGQGLHRFKDTNGDGQFDQRQLLKKLDYGSRFGHGSNQIVLGPDNNIYLVVGNDVAFPEDVSPTSPYRDPHNDHLLPNPHDAGQDDRVGYILKTDPDGKTWEILAGGFRNQVDMAFNPEGEMFTYDADMEWDIGQPWYRPTRVNHIIPGGEYGWRWGTGKWPEYYADSLPSTLNTGLGSPTGMVFGTNGKFPARFKQALYIADWQNGRILLVDMIPNGASYTCRYEVFLEGGPLNVCDIQFGPDGALYFITGGRGSQSGLYRVTPTATQNTKSTAPKIDEKTKALAEAARLLRRQIAQYQTSPVTDINLIWPHLNSPDRWLRFTTRRAIENQDVSRWRERALTETKPTAAIAGLIALCYQGIAEDKDAVLAALNRIGLKQLNQQQLLALLRAYELCFIRLGAPTTSQADIVRQRLQPLYPHATSSANHLLCDLLVYLKEETVVPQTVALLTDTSTQEEQIRAARSLTHARQGWNKNLQQKFLAWLGHARTFSGGKQLTERMRDIRVDFLDTLTEQQRQQFSKEITALDKPLVEEETVPTRPMVQDWKLNDLEPHLASVTTNRSYKRARQALLAANCLKCHRIGSTGAQIGPDLTNVGKRFDSRAILESIITPSKVMDEKYLHTVYILESGKVVTGRPVGVNKTTITVETDPIKQTTVPVARNEIEESLLSKTSPMPASLINVLTKDEILDLLAYLKTGGDPHADAFQE, from the coding sequence ATGATAATCTTAAACAGAATCGCTGTCGCCTGCGTTTTACTCTGCATTAGTTTTGTCAGTCAGATGAACGCCGAAGAATTTCAAGCGACGCCTGTCAGCTCGATTCGCGTACAACCCGGCTTTCAGGTCGAGTTGCTCCGTTCTGCACAAAAAGGAGAAAGTTCGTGGATCAGCATGACGTTCGACGATCAGGGACGGCTCATTCTGGGTCTCGACGATGTCGGATTGGGAAGGCTCACTCTGAACGACGATCCCCCAAAAAGCTCGTTCGAAAAAATCGACAATGCACTCAAGCACTGTCGCGGCGTACTGTATGCCCATAACAGTTTGTATGTCAGCGAGACCAACGGCCAAGGTCTGCATCGCTTCAAAGATACCAACGGCGATGGTCAGTTTGATCAGCGACAACTCTTGAAAAAGCTCGATTACGGCAGCCGTTTCGGGCATGGCAGCAATCAGATCGTCCTCGGCCCCGACAACAACATCTACCTCGTGGTCGGCAACGATGTCGCGTTTCCGGAAGACGTTTCGCCCACTTCTCCTTACCGCGATCCACACAACGATCACCTGCTGCCGAATCCGCACGACGCAGGCCAGGATGATCGCGTCGGTTATATTCTGAAAACGGACCCTGATGGAAAAACCTGGGAAATACTGGCGGGTGGCTTTCGGAATCAGGTCGACATGGCCTTCAATCCGGAAGGAGAAATGTTTACCTACGACGCCGACATGGAGTGGGATATCGGACAGCCCTGGTATCGTCCAACACGTGTGAACCATATTATTCCAGGCGGCGAATATGGCTGGCGCTGGGGTACCGGGAAATGGCCCGAGTATTACGCCGACAGTCTCCCCAGCACACTCAATACCGGCCTGGGTTCTCCTACCGGCATGGTATTTGGAACCAACGGCAAGTTCCCCGCGCGTTTTAAACAGGCGCTCTACATCGCCGACTGGCAAAATGGGCGAATATTGCTCGTCGACATGATCCCCAACGGTGCCAGCTATACCTGCCGATACGAAGTTTTTCTCGAAGGGGGCCCGCTGAATGTGTGTGACATACAGTTCGGTCCCGATGGCGCACTTTACTTCATTACAGGCGGCCGGGGATCGCAATCGGGCTTATACCGCGTCACACCAACGGCAACGCAAAATACAAAATCAACGGCCCCCAAAATCGATGAGAAAACAAAAGCACTGGCAGAGGCGGCGCGATTACTGCGTCGCCAGATCGCGCAATATCAAACGAGTCCCGTTACCGATATCAACTTAATCTGGCCTCACCTGAACAGCCCGGATCGCTGGCTCCGTTTTACCACCCGACGGGCGATTGAAAATCAGGATGTTTCCAGGTGGCGCGAACGAGCACTCACCGAAACAAAGCCCACCGCCGCGATTGCCGGTTTGATTGCGTTATGCTATCAGGGAATCGCTGAAGACAAAGACGCGGTCCTCGCGGCTTTGAACCGGATTGGTCTGAAGCAATTAAATCAACAACAGTTGCTCGCTCTGCTGCGGGCCTACGAGCTGTGTTTCATTCGACTCGGTGCTCCCACGACTTCACAGGCCGATATCGTTAGACAACGCCTGCAGCCGCTGTATCCCCACGCCACCAGCAGTGCCAATCACCTGCTCTGTGATCTTCTGGTCTACCTGAAAGAGGAAACGGTCGTACCCCAAACCGTTGCTCTGCTGACCGATACCTCTACACAAGAAGAACAAATTCGGGCAGCGCGCTCACTAACACATGCGCGACAGGGTTGGAATAAAAACCTGCAACAAAAATTCCTCGCCTGGCTGGGTCATGCCCGTACCTTCTCGGGCGGGAAGCAACTCACCGAACGCATGCGGGATATCCGCGTCGACTTCCTGGATACGCTCACCGAACAACAACGTCAGCAATTCAGCAAAGAAATCACTGCACTGGATAAGCCGCTGGTCGAAGAAGAAACGGTCCCCACACGCCCCATGGTGCAGGACTGGAAACTCAACGATCTAGAACCGCATCTGGCATCGGTCACCACGAACCGTTCCTATAAACGTGCGCGGCAGGCACTGCTGGCCGCTAATTGTTTAAAGTGCCATCGCATCGGTTCTACAGGTGCCCAAATCGGACCAGATCTGACCAATGTGGGCAAACGCTTCGACAGCCGTGCTATTCTGGAATCGATCATCACCCCATCCAAAGTTATGGACGAAAAATATCTTCACACGGTTTATATCCTCGAGAGCGGAAAGGTCGTCACGGGACGCCCCGTTGGTGTGAACAAGACCACGATCACCGTCGAAACCGATCCAATCAAACAGACAACAGTGCCCGTCGCGCGGAACGAGATTGAAGAATCGCTCCTTTCGAAAACATCGCCGATGCCTGCCAGCCTGATCAATGTACTCACGAAAGACGAAATCCTTGATCTGCTGGCCTACCTCAAAACGGGCGGCGATCCCCACGCGGATGCATTTCAAGAATAA